The Orcinus orca chromosome 20, mOrcOrc1.1, whole genome shotgun sequence region ACAAGAGACATccggagatggagacagagaaagaccccAAGGGGAAACAGGTCgcttcctccaccccctccatctccccctcctccccccaccaaatCCTCACCAGGGCTGGGCCTGAATGAGCGCCCACGTCCCAAGGATGGTGACCAGAGAATGCAAAGTGTGGGGACCACAGGTGAACAAGGTGAGCCCTAGGCCCACAGCTGCTGCCCCCCATCTCTTCAGCCCAGGTCCTGCAGGGAGAAGGCACAGCATAAGCGTGGAACCTTACAGGGGTCCCCAGCCCGGCCCCCCCCCCCGTTTATTTTCCACTGGGGAGGGAACCTGACTCACCAGCCTTCTTAAAGAGGAAGCCGATGGGGATAGAGATAAGAAGAACCACTAGATATGTCCATTCTTCAGGCGACATgttctgggggaggggcagaggttcCCAGTGAGAACCCAGGAGTCCgggcccccagctcctcccccttCGAGGATTCAAGGATCCACACCCCCGAGTCCTACCCTCAGCTCCTCTCCTCTGACAACACAGGAATCCCGACCTCCAGGCCCTTCCTCCTTCGAGGATACAGGAAGCCACCCACAGAACCCCTCTTTTGAGAACGCAGGCCCCCAGCTCTCTTCTCCTTTGAGAACCCAGGAATCCAAACCTCCCGGCCCCCTCCTCCTCCGAGTATCCAGCAATCCAGCTCCTCTCTTCTTatcccccagcctctccctctttGAGAACCCTTCTCTCCAAACCCCCTGCCCCTCTCCGAGAGGGCCTCAGAGGAGCCCAGGCCTCCAGCCTCCACCTCTTTCGGAGCTCCGGTTCCTTCTCCCGTCTGAAACCCAGAGAGCGGGCCCGCTCCCGAGCCCCACTCCCGTTGCGCGCACCAAGCGCGGGGTCAGATCCGCTCCGGGCAAAGCCACAGGCGGTTACGCCACCCGGGAGCTCGGCCGCGCTCCCGGCACCGCCCCCGCACCTCATCAGCCCGCCGATCCGCAGCGACCCCACACTGTCCAGACCCCTCCCGGTCTCCGGGGCGCCTCCGCACTCCGCGCCCAACGCACCCCGGCCCAGCGTGGCGGACCCACCTGGGCCCGCGGCTCCGCGCCGCCCGCCGGGCAGGAAGCAGCCGAGCAGTCCTGGCCCGCGGGCCACCGCGGGTCCGCCACGCCTACCCCGCCCAGCACGCCCCCGCGTCCCCAGCCTCTTTCGGGGCGCCGGCTGGGCTGCGCGGTCCGGGGCCGGGTGTGCAGCGCCCGGCAGGCTCCGGGCTGAGCAGGGAAGGAGCCCGGACTGGGCACAGGGAGCACGAGTCGGCAGCTGGACACCGACCCGGTTCTACCGAGCTGCGAGCACGCAAAGGGGCGGGGCTTCGGGCTCGGAAAGGGGTGGGGCCAGAAGCTTCGGGCACGGAGGGAAGCGACCGAACCTGGGAAAGAGGCGGGGCCTGGAGCTCAGCGTTCGGAATGAGGTGGAGCCTCCGCTTCAGGTTCCTTGGGACAGAGTCTGGAGGCGGTTTGGAGGCGGGGCCACAAGCTTCGGTTTTCTTCGGAGGTAGTCGATTACTGAAGGTCTCTGTTCGGATGTAGGCGGAGCCAAGAGCTTCGGCCGGatgtggaggggccacagcgtCTGTTCCCTTCGGAGGTAGTCGGGTACAAGTCACCCTGGGTGGCTGAAAGGCGGAGTCTCATGTTTAGGAGGGAGGCGGAGCCACGGGTTTAGGCAACACGAAAGAGGCGGGGCTCAGGAGTATTCCAAGGGGGCGTGGCAAACAGCGTCCCGGCCTGAAGGGGGCGGGGCCCCGGGCCGTGGTGCCAAGGGGTCGGGTCCAGCGTAAGGAGCCTCCCATTTCCAAGTCCCGGAACCGAGGAGGGAGGTGCGCTTCGAGGGGCGGGCTCAAGGGGGTTTCACTTTAGGGGGAAGGCAGGGATACGGCCCTGCGGGGCGGGTCCCAGACTTCCCGCTCCGCTGAGGTGGCGGCATGACGAAATCGACGCAGGGGGTAGGCATGGGGGGGGGTGGAGGAAGCAGCGCGTGGCGCGCTACGTAAGGGGGTGGCTCCGCCGGGACTGCGAGCTGGTGTTTACGAGGTGACTAGCTGGTTCTATCAGAGGACTGTGCCACATTCTGAAGGGAGCGCTCACGAGTGGGGTGAGCCCGCCCGAACGGAGAACAGACGGCGGGTGTTCAGGGGACCGGGCTTCCGGCTGTGGGGTTCGAACGTGGGGCAGGAGCTCCAACTGGGGGAGCTCAGGCGGCCGGAGAGGGCGGGGCCTCAGGCTATGTGATTGACTGGAGCCGAGGACGCCCGAACGCTGAACCCCTTATGTTCGGGAGGGGGCGGTGCTGCGGTTCGGCTGAGCCGAGGACTCCCGAACTTACGGACCGGTCACGctcgggcgggggcggggcttcGTATTCTAGGAGCCCGACTCAGCAAGGGGACCTGAGGCCGAACCCCGGGGGTTCGGAAAGGGGGGGAGCCAAGTCCCGAGCAACCCGAAGAGGGCGTGGCCTCAGCGGGGCTTTGGCCTCTGGAGGTCCCGACACCTGACGGGGACACCCGAAGGGCGACGCCGAAATGGATCTTTCGAAGGGGGCGTGGCCCGTGCTGGGGCAGGCTTTGCTCCGAGGCGCGTGGGCCGGCATGGCAGTGTTGGCCCAGACCAGAATGTTGACCGCGGGGTCCGAGACGCCCCAGCGGGGCCCCGCGGCTCGGTTCGGGGCGGGGCCTCGTCTCTGTCAGCCCCGGGGCCTGGCGGGATCGCCCGAGGGCGGAGTCCCGCGCCCAGGCGGCGGAGCCTGGCCCTCCCGCTCAGCAGGTGGCGAACGCGGCACTGAGCGAGGCTCCGACCCCCGAGACTCAGGGGCGGGGCTTCGCCGAGACCgtcacccccctcccccgccaggcGGTGGGAGGCCTCCCCGCGGCGCGAATCGGGCGGCGAGAGAAGTACAGCTCTGTGGGTGACTGCTGTGCCCCTGGCCTCCCGCAGGAGGATGCTGGTGGTGGAGGTGGCGAACGGCCGCTCCCTGGTGTGGGGGGCCGAGGCGGTGCAGGCGCTGCGGGAGCGCCTGGGAGTAGGGGGCCGCACGGTCGGCGCCCTGCCCCGCGGACCCCGCCAGAACTCGCGCCTGGGCCTCCCGCTGCTGCTGATGCCCGAAGAGGCGCGGCTGCTGGCAGAGATCGGCGCGGTGACCCTAGTCAGCGCCCCGCGCCCGGATCCCCGCCAGCACAGCCTGGTAAGGGGGCAGGTTGGGGGCGCCTGCGGGAGAAGAGGCTGGGGACAACAGGTCCCTGAAGTGGGAGGGATCTAGGAGTCCTGGATTCTGGAATACTGTGAGAGTAGGATACTGGGATCCCCGGGTTCGCGCCCCGAGGTTGGGAGGCGCCAGGGAGTCAGGATTCCTAGCTTCCTAAGGCAGGGCATGCCTGAATCCTGAGATTACAGCTAAGTTTACTTCTCAGGCATTGGCATCCTTCAAGCGCCAGCAAGAACAAGGCTTCCAGGAGCAAAGTGCTCTGGCAGCTGAGGCCCGTGAGACCCGTCGTCAGGAGCTCCTAGAGAAGATTGCAGAGGGCCAGGCTGCGAAGAAGCAGAAGCTGGAACAGAAATCAGGGACCAGCGGGAGCCAGGAGGCCGGTGGGAACCAAGCTGCAGAAGAGAATGAGGCCAGTGCTGGCCAGGCTGCTGGAGAGCATGAGGAAGCGGGTGAAGGTGGGAGTTGGAGTCCAGGgaccaggggaaggagggaagagatcTTTGGGAATTTTGGCAGGGAATCTAGGGCTGGTTCTCCCTGGGGCTGGGAAAACCTTGCCCCTTGGATTCACCAAACTCTCTTGgatccccctcccccccaggctcctcctctccccagccagGGCCTTCAAATGGGGTGGCTCCTTTGCCCAGGTCTGCTCTGCTCATCCAGCTGGCCACTGCTAGGCCTCGGCCCATCAAGGCTAGGCCCCTGGACTGGCGTGTCCAGTCCAAAGACTGGCCCCACGCTGGCCGTCCTGCCCACGAGCTTCGCTACAGCATCTACAGAGACCTGTGGGAGCGAGGCTTCTTCCTCAGTGCGGCTGGCAAGTTCGGGGGCGACTTCCTGGTCTATCCCGGTGAGTTTGTGTTGGGACCTCTGATTGCCACTCATTTCTTCACAATCCCACTAcattctgcatttttcttttctttctttggtttcatTTTCTCAGCCTCTGAAACCATGGAAGGACAGGAAACACTTGGGAACCCGTGCTCATTTGAAGGGCAGTTTAGTAAATGAAAAAAGGGGGCAAAAAAGAAGAACAGCTCATAAAAAACATGTATAGTAAAAAGTAAATCATATTTTATACTGTTATGCAGTTACAGACAAATTATTTAAGTAGTCTTAAAAATTGTGGCTCTagtgaaagaatatgaaaagaacttAAAGTGGAGTACTAAGTAGCCAGAGAATCCTATCAAGCAAGTGGGGAAAAAGCTTGAAAGGAATTGCTCCAGCCCAAAGACAAATAGTTAATAGTTCTGGGAGGGAATCTGCATCAGGAATAGGTAAGGGGGACTTTTGATGAATCagttaatttttgaatttattgtgtaacttaaaggttaaaaaagaagTGCAGAAAATCACTCTGTTTGTTCTCCTTAAGAACAAATAGAACTGCCTGATAAGTAGTCAGATCTTAGCCATTCATTGGAGACTGTCCACTAAGTTCCCTGCAGATGAGTTGACAGGCTTATTCTCTTCTCAGACTAAAATTTAACTGACTGATTTAGGAGCTGAGAACAGTTTCCCTGCCCCATTCTCTATAAGTAACCATGGTTTAATTACTTTGCTACTGTTTTTTGGGGATGATTTttgtatgctaaaaaaaaaaaaaaagattattttggtTTTGCAAATGAATATTCAACTGACTAAACACACAAATGCTAATTTCTAGGTTTTTTCTAAGCTTTCAGTTCAatttataaaacttaattttttcaatCTACCAGATTTTAAGGGGACCATTAATTCATGTTTGATCCCATTTACAAAAGGAATTAAGTAGTTTCAAACATtataaactgcattttaaaatttaatatatatattttttaagttctgcAGCTTTCTGGTTATGAATCTTGCCAATAACTTAAGTCTAATAAGTTATAACTGGGgtgatttttaagtttatattCTTACACTGTTAATAGACTTACTAAAACTTCAgattaaaataagtttaaatcaATCATTCAATCACACATTTGAAACTAAACCACAAGGCTGACCTGTTACTTGTAATAGGTCAATATTTCTAAAACAATAAATACTCAATGTatcaaatatacataaaatcttTGTCTCCTGAAGATTAGTATTCAAGGTCTGAATCtcttaaatacatatttctaCGTCTAGCTCTAAATCTTCCGGAGGTTAAAAGATGCTAAGTTTCTTGGAAAACAATTTTGGGGTAACTTCTCAAGCATTTTGATGCTCCTTTCTCAGTTGACTGAGGTATCATAACAACCAGAGAGGTGCCTGGCTCCTTGAGAGGTTCTTGCTGGAAACCCAGCTGCCAGGGAGGGCCTTGATTTATAGTTGCTGTGACATCCCCTCAGATGGAAGGTCTTATAGCcttgctcttttatttatttatttatttccctccgttttattgagacataattgacatacagcactctATAAGTTTAAggggtacaacataatgatttgacttatacaCATCATGAAATGTTGactacagtaagtttagtgaacatccatcatttcatacagacacaaaattaaagaaatagaaaaaaaaaagtttttccttcTGATGAGAAGCCTTAGGATTTATTTGCTCTCTTAACAATGTTTATATATAATgaacagcagtgttaattatatttatcctGTTGTACATTAcgtccctagtacttatttatcttataactgcaagtttgtaccttttgactaccttcatccaattccccctccctccatcctctgctgctggtaaccacaaatctgatctttttctatgtctttgtttatttttgaagtataattgacctatggTACTGTGTAAGTTCCTGGTATGCAATATcgtgattttatatttctatacatttcaaaacgagcaccataagtctagttaccatttgtcaccatacaaagacattacataattattaactatatttcccacactgtacatttcttaCCTGTGAGTCATTTATTctgtaactgaaagtttgaacTCCTTAATCTTCCTatttcctcccccagccctcctcccctctgacaaccacctgtttcttctctgtatctatgactctgtttttgtttagttatgtctattcatttgttttgttttttagattccacatataaataaaatcatacagtatttgtctttttctagtttatttcacttagcataataccctctattATGCTGATagaggtccatccaagttgtcaAAAATcccaagatttcattcttttttatggctgagtagtattccgttgtatgtgtatatgtgtgcgtgtgtgtgcgtgtgtgtgtgtgtgtgtgtgtgtgtataaataccacatcttctttattcattcatctattgatgggcatttaggttgcttccatatcttggctatcgtaaataatgctgcattaaACATAgaggtgtgtgtatcttttcaaattagtgttttcatttttttcagataaatacccaggagtagaattgctggaagCTTTGCTCTTTTAGATTTACGTTACCTGTTACTTAGTTTTCTGGAAAGTGCCCTACTCAGGGTCCTACTTTACTTGAAAGCATTCATCTAATCGGGGGGCAAACTATAGCCCCAGGTCAAATCCGGCCCACTGactggttttttttaaacaaagttttattggaacacagccttgtccatttgtttacatatgctCTGTGGCTGCTATGGTGCTAGAGTGGCAGATTTGAATGTTGGCAGCATGGCCCacagaaactgaaaatatttactctctggcccttttcaGAAGAATTTTGTTGACTCCTTTCTTCTATCTATTTTATTACGCCATCCTATTGTAAATTGTTTTCTTACTTCTTTTAGTCTGTTAGAGTCACTTCTCATTGGATATTTACATGATACCCTTTTGAGTTCCTCATGGCTTTGACTGACAACGATGTATtcaattatttgttttcatttttgtttttttaaataagcttatGCTATACATGTGTGTCAACTTGCCCCACCTCCAAGGTCCAGGGGTGTCTTTTAAAATACTGGTAGTGATAGCTGGAACCATCCCCATGTCCTCTGTGTGGACGTCCCAGTGTCTTCCAGCTCCCTGCCACTGGAAAGTGCTACCTGCCTCTCTCCTTCACCCAGGCGACCCGCTCCGTTTCCATGCTCACTACATCGCTCAGTGCTGGGCTCCCGGGGACCCCATCCCACTCCAGGACCTGGTTTCTGCTGGCCGCCTCGGCACCAGTGTCAGAAAGACACTGCTGCTTTGCTCTCCGCAGCCTGATGGTAAGGTGGTCTACACATCCCTGCAGTGGGCCAGCCTGCAGTGAACTCCAGAGACCTGTGGGCACGTGCCTGTGTCCTTGGCAAGAGCCTTTCTAGATGGTCCCAAGCTCATCTCCGAGTGGGAGGCTCGAccaccctcctgcctctctcGGCAGTTAGTTTTTGATTCCAGATTTATAAACACTACATCCTTCTCATGTCCCTCCCTGATTCAAAGCACTTAGTGGCTGTGTTGTTTTTATAGTTACCTATTTCCAACTGTGAGTTTCTTGAGTGTGAAAGCTGATTCATCTCTGTTTCCTACAGGGCTTAGGTCCCAAAAGGTCTCAAtaaacttgttgaataaatgtggaGTTTGTGATTTGAATCCTTATGACAGTCCTGGGAAATGTGGCCATTTGTGTCTgcttgtacagatgaggaaaaggccTGGAGGCGGGGAAAtgacttgtctgaggtcacacatcTAGTagggagcagggctgggatttAAAACctggtctttcttttttcttttttaattgattgattaatttatttatttggctgcactgcgcgtcttgtgggatcctagttccccgaccagggattgaaccctgggccctcagcagtgaaagcgtggagtcctaactactggaccgccggGGGATTCCCAAACTTGGTCTTTCTGACACCGAATTTTGAGCTCTTCCACTGCACTAAGCTtccttttgaaaacattttta contains the following coding sequences:
- the TSEN34 gene encoding tRNA-splicing endonuclease subunit Sen34 isoform X2, which encodes MWRGHSVCSLRRRMLVVEVANGRSLVWGAEAVQALRERLGVGGRTVGALPRGPRQNSRLGLPLLLMPEEARLLAEIGAVTLVSAPRPDPRQHSLALASFKRQQEQGFQEQSALAAEARETRRQELLEKIAEGQAAKKQKLEQKSGTSGSQEAGGNQAAEENEASAGQAAGEHEEAGEGSSSPQPGPSNGVAPLPRSALLIQLATARPRPIKARPLDWRVQSKDWPHAGRPAHELRYSIYRDLWERGFFLSAAGKFGGDFLVYPGDPLRFHAHYIAQCWAPGDPIPLQDLVSAGRLGTSVRKTLLLCSPQPDGKVVYTSLQWASLQ
- the TSEN34 gene encoding tRNA-splicing endonuclease subunit Sen34 isoform X1, with product MWRGHSVCSLRRRMLVVEVANGRSLVWGAEAVQALRERLGVGGRTVGALPRGPRQNSRLGLPLLLMPEEARLLAEIGAVTLVSAPRPDPRQHSLALASFKRQQEQGFQEQSALAAEARETRRQELLEKIAEGQAAKKQKLEQKSGTSGSQEAGGNQAAEENEASAGQAAGEHEEAGEGSSSPQPGPSNGVAPLPRSALLIQLATARPRPIKARPLDWRVQSKDWPHAGRPAHELRYSIYRDLWERGFFLSAAGKFGGDFLVYPVSSSSLPLESATCLSPSPRRPAPFPCSLHRSVLGSRGPHPTPGPGFCWPPRHQCQKDTAALLSAA
- the TSEN34 gene encoding tRNA-splicing endonuclease subunit Sen34 isoform X3, giving the protein MLVVEVANGRSLVWGAEAVQALRERLGVGGRTVGALPRGPRQNSRLGLPLLLMPEEARLLAEIGAVTLVSAPRPDPRQHSLALASFKRQQEQGFQEQSALAAEARETRRQELLEKIAEGQAAKKQKLEQKSGTSGSQEAGGNQAAEENEASAGQAAGEHEEAGEGSSSPQPGPSNGVAPLPRSALLIQLATARPRPIKARPLDWRVQSKDWPHAGRPAHELRYSIYRDLWERGFFLSAAGKFGGDFLVYPVSSSSLPLESATCLSPSPRRPAPFPCSLHRSVLGSRGPHPTPGPGFCWPPRHQCQKDTAALLSAA
- the TSEN34 gene encoding tRNA-splicing endonuclease subunit Sen34 isoform X4 — its product is MLVVEVANGRSLVWGAEAVQALRERLGVGGRTVGALPRGPRQNSRLGLPLLLMPEEARLLAEIGAVTLVSAPRPDPRQHSLALASFKRQQEQGFQEQSALAAEARETRRQELLEKIAEGQAAKKQKLEQKSGTSGSQEAGGNQAAEENEASAGQAAGEHEEAGEGSSSPQPGPSNGVAPLPRSALLIQLATARPRPIKARPLDWRVQSKDWPHAGRPAHELRYSIYRDLWERGFFLSAAGKFGGDFLVYPGDPLRFHAHYIAQCWAPGDPIPLQDLVSAGRLGTSVRKTLLLCSPQPDGKVVYTSLQWASLQ